One window of the Rhizobiaceae bacterium genome contains the following:
- the raiA gene encoding ribosome-associated translation inhibitor RaiA — MSLRIAGKHMDIGDSFRSRIEERVNELVSKYFGGRFSGHVTVLKDASRYSADCMVNLDSGMALQAAGEAHEPTIAFELAADRLETRLRRYKRRLKAHPAGVGGESIDISYRVMAPVADEEEEVADDYSPAIVAELSLALKTMTVASAVVELDTKESPVFVFRNAGNQEINIVYRRPDGNIGWIDPSSAKVARA; from the coding sequence ATGAGCTTACGTATCGCTGGCAAGCATATGGATATTGGCGATTCGTTCCGCAGCCGTATCGAGGAACGCGTGAACGAACTGGTTTCCAAATATTTCGGTGGGCGGTTTTCCGGACATGTCACGGTGCTCAAGGACGCATCGCGCTATTCTGCCGATTGCATGGTGAACCTGGATTCCGGCATGGCGCTGCAAGCCGCCGGGGAGGCTCACGAGCCGACGATCGCGTTCGAACTGGCGGCGGATCGTCTGGAAACCCGGCTGCGCCGGTATAAAAGGCGCCTGAAGGCGCATCCGGCGGGCGTCGGGGGCGAGTCGATCGACATTTCCTACCGCGTCATGGCGCCCGTCGCCGACGAGGAGGAAGAGGTCGCCGACGACTATTCGCCGGCGATCGTCGCCGAACTGTCGCTTGCCCTGAAGACGATGACGGTCGCTTCCGCCGTGGTCGAACTGGATACCAAGGAAAGCCCGGTTTTCGTGTTCCGGAACGCCGGCAATCAGGAAATCAACATCGTTTACCGTCGGCCGGACGGAAATATCGGCTGGATCGACCCGTCTTCGGCAAAAGTCGCACGGGCGTAA
- a CDS encoding bifunctional helix-turn-helix domain-containing protein/methylated-DNA--[protein]-cysteine S-methyltransferase, with protein MNALMQTKASIALETDITPEGSDYEVVRRVIEKISLDYRDQPSLEALAEASGDTPNGLQKLFTRWAGLSPKGFLQAVTLDHARRLLDAGLSVLDATYEVGMSGPARLHDLFVTHEAMSPGDYKTRGAGLTIRYGFHISPFGIALLMVTDRGLAGLAFNDPGDERAALEDMTSRWPNATYVEDISATAPYAARIFDPAKWRSDQPLRVVLIGTDFQIRVWEALLRIPMGKACTYSAIAESIGAPKASRAVGAAVGANPMSFVVPCHRALGKSGALTGYHWGLTRKRAILGWEAGQVSPS; from the coding sequence ATGAACGCCCTCATGCAGACGAAAGCCTCGATCGCCCTCGAAACCGACATTACGCCGGAAGGCAGCGACTACGAGGTCGTGCGCCGGGTGATCGAGAAGATCAGCCTCGACTATCGCGACCAGCCCTCACTGGAGGCTCTGGCCGAAGCCTCCGGCGACACGCCCAATGGCCTGCAAAAGCTGTTCACGCGCTGGGCCGGCCTGTCGCCGAAGGGTTTTTTGCAGGCTGTGACGCTCGACCATGCCCGCCGTCTTCTGGATGCCGGCCTTTCCGTGCTCGACGCGACCTATGAAGTGGGCATGTCGGGACCAGCCCGGCTGCACGACCTGTTCGTGACGCATGAGGCGATGTCCCCCGGCGACTACAAGACGCGGGGCGCCGGCCTGACGATCCGCTACGGCTTCCACATCTCGCCCTTCGGCATCGCGCTGCTGATGGTGACGGATCGCGGCCTCGCGGGCCTCGCCTTCAACGATCCGGGTGACGAACGGGCGGCGCTGGAGGATATGACAAGCCGCTGGCCGAATGCGACCTATGTCGAGGATATTTCGGCCACCGCGCCCTATGCCGCGCGCATCTTCGACCCGGCGAAATGGCGCTCCGACCAGCCGTTGCGGGTGGTGTTGATCGGCACGGATTTCCAGATCCGGGTGTGGGAGGCGCTGCTGCGCATACCGATGGGCAAGGCGTGCACCTATTCTGCGATCGCCGAGAGCATCGGCGCGCCCAAGGCAAGCCGTGCGGTGGGCGCGGCGGTCGGCGCCAATCCGATGTCCTTCGTCGTGCCCTGCCACCGGGCGCTGGGCAAATCGGGCGCACTGACCGGCTATCATTGGGGCTTGACGCGTAAACGCGCCATTCTGGGCTGGGAAGCGGGACAGGTCTCGCCGTCCTGA
- a CDS encoding amidase: MTRRPRTRHDIPPAGAICRLPATELVERIKSRKFAVREVVSAFLDRIEAVNPCVNAIVSLRDRDDILRDADGKDALLAAGREAGPLFGLPIAIKDLAETKGLRTTWGSLAFADLVPQEDAIFVERIRAAGAIVIGKTNTPEFGFGSQTYNEVFGPTQNAFDPALTAGGSSGGAAVALALDMMPLADGSDYGGSLRNPAAYNNVYGLRPSQGRVPSGPEKDLFLTQIGVEGPMARNVRDLALLLDVMAGYDDRAPLSLRTDGSFLSGIGRTAPGRIAWLGDLGGHLPTEPGVLPLCENAVRRFADAGWQVEPFVPDFDYERLWRAFVTLRHATSGSGLKPLYDDPARRALLKPETVWEIEGALALKAPEIHAASVVRSDWYRTILRLFERFDLLVLPSAQVFPFDVATHWPETVGGKDMTSYHRWMEVTAYASMAGCPAANVPAGFSADGRPMGIQLIGPPRGDAAVLRAAALYESLLDWPAGASH; the protein is encoded by the coding sequence ATGACGAGAAGGCCGCGAACCCGGCACGATATCCCGCCGGCCGGCGCGATCTGCCGTCTTCCGGCGACTGAACTCGTCGAACGCATCAAATCGCGAAAGTTCGCCGTGAGGGAGGTCGTTTCGGCGTTTCTCGACCGGATCGAGGCCGTCAATCCGTGCGTGAACGCCATCGTGTCGCTGCGCGACCGCGATGACATCCTGCGCGATGCCGACGGGAAGGACGCCCTGCTCGCGGCCGGCCGGGAAGCGGGGCCATTGTTCGGCCTGCCCATCGCCATCAAGGACCTCGCCGAGACGAAGGGGCTCCGCACCACCTGGGGCTCGCTGGCCTTCGCGGATCTCGTGCCGCAGGAGGATGCGATCTTCGTCGAGCGCATCCGGGCGGCTGGCGCCATCGTCATCGGCAAGACGAACACGCCGGAGTTCGGATTCGGCTCGCAAACCTACAATGAGGTGTTCGGGCCGACGCAAAACGCCTTCGATCCGGCGCTTACCGCAGGCGGATCGAGCGGCGGCGCGGCGGTGGCGCTGGCGCTCGACATGATGCCGCTCGCCGATGGCAGCGACTATGGCGGCTCGCTGCGCAATCCGGCCGCGTATAACAATGTCTACGGATTGCGCCCTTCGCAGGGCCGCGTGCCTTCCGGGCCGGAGAAGGATCTGTTCCTGACCCAGATCGGCGTCGAGGGCCCGATGGCGCGAAATGTGCGCGACCTTGCCCTGTTGCTCGACGTGATGGCAGGCTATGACGACCGCGCGCCGCTCTCGCTTCGTACCGATGGCAGTTTTCTGTCGGGCATCGGCAGGACGGCGCCTGGACGGATCGCCTGGCTCGGCGACCTGGGCGGTCATCTGCCGACCGAGCCCGGCGTGCTGCCGCTTTGCGAAAATGCCGTGCGGCGCTTCGCCGACGCCGGCTGGCAGGTGGAGCCTTTCGTGCCGGATTTCGACTACGAGCGGCTCTGGCGCGCCTTCGTCACGCTGCGGCACGCGACGAGCGGCAGCGGTCTGAAACCGCTCTACGACGATCCCGCCAGGCGCGCGCTGCTGAAACCGGAAACAGTGTGGGAAATCGAAGGCGCGCTAGCGCTCAAAGCGCCGGAAATCCACGCGGCCTCGGTGGTGCGATCCGACTGGTACAGGACCATTCTGCGCCTGTTCGAGCGTTTCGACCTGCTGGTGTTGCCGAGCGCGCAGGTGTTTCCGTTCGACGTCGCCACGCATTGGCCGGAGACGGTCGGCGGCAAAGACATGACCAGCTATCATCGCTGGATGGAAGTGACCGCCTATGCCTCGATGGCCGGCTGCCCGGCCGCCAACGTGCCCGCCGGTTTCTCGGCCGACGGACGGCCGATGGGCATACAGCTGATCGGGCCGCCGCGCGGCGACGCCGCTGTCTTGCGGGCGGCCGCTCTTTATGAAAGCCTGCTGGACTGGCCGGCGGGAGCTTCGCACTGA
- a CDS encoding sulfate transporter family protein yields MILDAASAALARLFTAEFRWVFLKTLGLTLLALVALWFGLSGIFEWLALPWLTGFAPDLPNWADWLGPVAAIAAGIVLALGLALLIAPISALVAGIFLDDIAEVIERADYPGDPPGRALPAIRSLVLSLKFLGVVILGNIVALLLLLVPGINIAAFFLVNGYLLGREFFEFAAMRHMPEREAKALRSRNAGTIFLAGLAIAAFLAIPLVNLLTPLFAAAMMVHLFKAITRRGATLRR; encoded by the coding sequence ATGATCCTCGACGCCGCGAGCGCCGCGCTCGCCCGCCTTTTCACCGCCGAGTTCCGCTGGGTCTTCCTCAAGACCCTCGGCCTGACGCTGCTCGCCCTTGTCGCGCTGTGGTTCGGCCTCAGCGGCATTTTCGAGTGGCTGGCCCTGCCCTGGCTGACGGGTTTCGCGCCCGACCTGCCGAATTGGGCCGACTGGCTCGGTCCCGTCGCCGCGATCGCCGCCGGGATCGTTCTGGCGCTTGGATTAGCCCTGCTGATCGCACCGATCAGCGCGCTGGTCGCGGGCATCTTCCTCGACGACATAGCCGAAGTGATCGAGCGCGCGGACTATCCGGGCGACCCACCCGGCCGGGCATTGCCCGCCATCCGGTCACTGGTTTTGTCGTTGAAATTCCTCGGCGTCGTCATCCTCGGCAACATCGTGGCGCTGTTGCTGCTGCTCGTGCCCGGCATCAACATCGCCGCTTTTTTCCTCGTCAACGGCTATCTGCTGGGGCGGGAATTCTTCGAGTTCGCGGCCATGAGGCACATGCCGGAACGGGAAGCGAAGGCATTGCGAAGCCGCAATGCCGGAACGATCTTCCTCGCGGGGCTGGCGATCGCGGCATTTCTGGCGATCCCGCTGGTCAATCTGCTGACGCCGCTCTTCGCCGCAGCGATGATGGTCCACCTTTTCAAGGCGATCACGCGGCGTGGAGCAACGTTGAGGCGATAA
- a CDS encoding ribokinase — MITVVGSINLDLIAAMDRLPLPGETVPGNSFRTAAGGKGANQALAAARAGARVRMVGAVGQDSFAPEALAMLREAGVDLSLVAERDTATGIAVIFVGGDGENVIAIIPGANATMDAQAVENLRFAPGEHILLQHEIPLVTVEKVLDTARNARAVTLLNTAPFRPEAAPLLAKADYVVANETEFDLFADALSLAGTTRSERMKAFVAATGRAIIVTLGGDGVMAATPGGFTTVPAMKITPIDTVGAGDTFCGYLGAALAQGRPLEEALRRAAAAGSLACLKSGAQPAIPLAADVDAALSKA; from the coding sequence ATGATCACCGTCGTCGGCTCCATCAATCTCGACCTCATCGCCGCGATGGATCGGCTGCCGCTGCCGGGCGAGACGGTGCCGGGAAACAGTTTCCGCACCGCCGCCGGCGGCAAGGGCGCCAATCAGGCGCTCGCCGCAGCGCGCGCAGGCGCCAGAGTGCGCATGGTCGGCGCCGTGGGCCAGGATTCCTTCGCGCCGGAGGCCCTGGCGATGCTCAGGGAGGCGGGTGTCGATCTCAGCCTCGTGGCGGAGCGTGACACGGCGACCGGCATCGCGGTGATCTTCGTCGGCGGCGACGGCGAGAACGTCATCGCCATCATCCCCGGCGCCAATGCGACGATGGACGCGCAGGCTGTCGAAAATCTCCGCTTCGCGCCGGGCGAGCACATATTGCTCCAGCACGAAATCCCGCTCGTCACCGTGGAAAAGGTGCTCGACACCGCGCGCAACGCACGCGCGGTGACGCTGCTCAACACCGCTCCATTCCGGCCGGAAGCCGCGCCGCTGCTCGCCAAGGCTGACTATGTGGTGGCCAATGAGACGGAGTTCGACCTGTTCGCGGATGCGCTTTCGCTGGCGGGCACGACGCGGTCCGAGCGGATGAAGGCTTTTGTGGCGGCGACGGGCCGCGCCATCATCGTGACGCTCGGCGGAGACGGCGTCATGGCGGCAACGCCCGGCGGCTTCACGACGGTTCCCGCCATGAAGATCACGCCGATCGACACGGTTGGTGCTGGCGACACATTCTGCGGCTATCTCGGCGCGGCGCTCGCACAGGGCCGCCCGCTGGAGGAGGCGTTGCGGCGAGCCGCCGCCGCCGGTTCTCTGGCATGCCTGAAATCGGGGGCGCAGCCGGCGATTCCGCTCGCGGCCGACGTGGATGCCGCGCTGTCGAAGGCCTGA
- a CDS encoding nucleoside hydrolase, with translation MALAQKIIIDTDPGQDDAMAILLALGSPELHVLGITAVGGNVPLALTEKNARKICELAGRPDIRVFAGAGRPLVRKLVTAEQVHGKTGLDGPDLPEPTMPLQKQHAVDFIVETLMREESGTVTLCTLGPLTNVALALNREPKIAGRIRRIVLMGGGFFEGGNTTPAAEFNIYVDPHACDVVLKSGIAITMMPLDVTHKALTTATRVAAFRALGTRVGRAAAEMLEFFERFDEEKYGTDGGPLHDPCVIAYLLKPELFRGRECNVEVEIASELTMGMTVVDWWGVTRRKKNAMVMRDIDADGFYALLAERLGRLN, from the coding sequence ATGGCTTTGGCGCAGAAGATCATTATCGACACCGACCCCGGCCAGGACGACGCCATGGCGATCCTGCTCGCGCTCGGCAGCCCGGAACTGCACGTGCTGGGCATAACCGCCGTTGGCGGCAATGTGCCGCTCGCGCTGACGGAGAAGAACGCCCGCAAGATCTGCGAACTCGCCGGCCGCCCGGACATCAGGGTGTTTGCCGGCGCCGGCCGGCCACTGGTCCGGAAACTCGTCACCGCCGAACAGGTGCATGGCAAGACCGGCCTCGACGGGCCGGACCTTCCGGAACCCACCATGCCGCTGCAGAAGCAGCATGCGGTCGATTTCATCGTCGAGACGCTGATGCGGGAGGAAAGCGGCACGGTCACCCTCTGCACCCTCGGGCCGCTGACCAATGTCGCGCTTGCATTGAACCGCGAGCCGAAGATCGCCGGGCGCATCAGGCGGATCGTGCTGATGGGCGGCGGCTTCTTCGAGGGCGGCAACACGACGCCGGCGGCCGAGTTCAACATCTATGTCGACCCGCACGCCTGCGACGTCGTGCTGAAGTCGGGCATCGCGATCACGATGATGCCGCTGGACGTCACGCACAAGGCCCTTACCACGGCAACGCGCGTGGCGGCGTTTCGTGCGCTCGGTACGCGCGTCGGCCGCGCCGCGGCCGAGATGCTGGAGTTTTTCGAGCGCTTCGACGAGGAGAAATACGGTACCGATGGCGGTCCGCTGCACGATCCCTGCGTCATCGCCTATCTGCTGAAGCCGGAGCTTTTCAGGGGCCGCGAGTGCAATGTCGAAGTCGAGATCGCGTCGGAACTCACCATGGGCATGACGGTGGTCGACTGGTGGGGCGTCACCAGACGCAAGAAGAACGCCATGGTGATGCGCGACATCGACGCGGATGGTTTCTATGCCCTGCTGGCCGAGCGCCTCGGCAGGCTGAACTGA
- a CDS encoding LysE family translocator gives MSFELYAAYLLACLIIILVPGPTVTLIIANSIRHGARAGLANVVGTQAGLTIMIAIVGVGLTSLMEGIGHGFEWVRLLGAAYLIWIGVRMFRSKGVLNPDGTARRPRGGFFLQGLVVALSNPKTLIFFGAFFPQFIDPAGNHAVQIIIMGATAMVCAAVSDSAYALAAGRAGRLLSARRVKLLSRISGSFLVGGGVWLATSKA, from the coding sequence ATGTCGTTTGAACTCTACGCAGCCTATCTGCTGGCATGCCTGATCATCATCCTGGTGCCCGGCCCTACCGTCACGCTGATCATCGCCAACTCGATCCGCCACGGCGCGCGGGCCGGTCTCGCCAATGTCGTCGGCACGCAGGCCGGCCTGACGATCATGATCGCGATCGTGGGTGTCGGACTCACCTCGCTGATGGAGGGCATCGGCCATGGGTTCGAGTGGGTGCGCTTGTTGGGCGCGGCATATCTGATATGGATCGGCGTCCGGATGTTCCGTTCGAAGGGCGTCCTCAATCCCGACGGAACGGCGAGAAGGCCGCGCGGCGGCTTCTTCCTTCAAGGCCTTGTCGTGGCTCTGTCAAACCCCAAGACGCTGATCTTCTTCGGCGCGTTCTTTCCCCAGTTCATCGATCCCGCCGGCAATCACGCCGTCCAGATCATAATCATGGGCGCCACGGCGATGGTGTGCGCGGCGGTCAGCGACAGCGCCTATGCGCTCGCCGCCGGGCGCGCCGGTCGGCTGCTGTCCGCCAGACGCGTCAAGCTCCTGTCGCGCATCAGCGGCAGCTTTCTGGTGGGCGGCGGCGTCTGGCTGGCCACCTCGAAAGCATAG
- a CDS encoding Hsp20 family protein codes for MSRMTPFSSPLLLGFDTMEKTLERLAKSGDSYPPYNIERIRCAEGQGDKLRITLAVAGFSDENLDVTTEENQLVVRGRQNDDGEREFLHRGIAARQFQRTFVLADGMLVTGCELRNGLLSIDLQRPEPQRLVRKINISVKD; via the coding sequence ATGAGCCGCATGACGCCTTTTTCGAGCCCGCTTCTGCTTGGGTTCGACACAATGGAAAAGACACTCGAGCGTCTTGCGAAGTCCGGCGATTCCTATCCGCCCTACAACATAGAGCGAATCCGCTGCGCCGAGGGCCAGGGCGACAAGCTTCGCATCACGCTCGCGGTCGCGGGCTTTTCGGACGAGAATCTCGACGTCACGACCGAAGAGAACCAGCTGGTGGTACGGGGCCGGCAGAACGACGACGGGGAGCGCGAGTTCCTTCATCGCGGCATTGCGGCCCGGCAATTCCAGCGAACTTTCGTACTGGCCGACGGGATGCTGGTGACGGGATGCGAATTGCGGAACGGTCTGCTTTCGATCGACCTGCAAAGGCCCGAGCCGCAGAGGCTGGTACGGAAAATAAACATTTCGGTGAAAGACTGA
- a CDS encoding DUF2244 domain-containing protein, producing MSDTNTGLAADEPFFRALLTPHRSLGRTGFLVLMGTLTFGWLVTGAFFLSRGAWPVFGFFGLDVVLLYVAFRMNYRAARAREEVSVSRTALDIRKTAPSGKSQDYRFNPFWAKFAVSRHDEIGITQMAVEGQGRRVPIGGFLNPDDRESFAKAFSQALVKAKS from the coding sequence ATGAGCGACACAAACACCGGACTTGCCGCCGACGAGCCGTTCTTCAGGGCGTTGCTGACCCCGCACCGGTCGCTCGGGCGAACCGGCTTCCTCGTCCTGATGGGAACGCTGACCTTCGGCTGGCTGGTGACGGGCGCATTCTTCCTCAGCCGCGGAGCATGGCCGGTCTTCGGCTTCTTCGGCCTCGACGTCGTGCTGCTCTACGTCGCCTTCCGCATGAATTACCGGGCCGCGCGGGCGCGTGAGGAGGTTTCCGTCTCGCGCACCGCGCTCGACATCCGCAAGACAGCGCCGTCAGGCAAATCTCAAGACTATCGCTTCAACCCGTTCTGGGCGAAATTCGCCGTATCGCGCCATGATGAAATCGGCATCACGCAAATGGCCGTGGAAGGCCAGGGTAGACGCGTGCCGATCGGCGGCTTCCTCAATCCGGACGATCGGGAGAGTTTCGCCAAGGCCTTCTCGCAAGCGCTGGTAAAGGCGAAGAGCTGA
- a CDS encoding YdeI/OmpD-associated family protein: MADLKRALNPMPEDVRAALVKADLVEVYEARPPYQRNDYLGWIGRAKREETRAKRLRQMMEELRKGDVYMNMKWNGG, translated from the coding sequence ATGGCCGATCTGAAGCGCGCGCTGAATCCGATGCCCGAGGACGTGCGGGCCGCGCTGGTGAAGGCGGATCTGGTCGAGGTCTACGAGGCGCGGCCGCCTTATCAGCGCAACGACTATCTCGGCTGGATCGGCCGCGCGAAGCGGGAGGAGACGCGGGCAAAACGCCTGCGTCAGATGATGGAAGAACTCCGCAAGGGCGACGTCTACATGAACATGAAATGGAACGGCGGCTGA
- a CDS encoding DUF1150 family protein has protein sequence MAENQVRNISQAQLAHIGEGAVAYVREMISDDLKTKFPGLPEIAPGTKLWAVFAANGTPILLSDRRDSAVAGAFQNDLTPVAVH, from the coding sequence ATGGCTGAGAATCAAGTTCGGAATATCTCGCAGGCGCAGTTGGCGCATATCGGCGAAGGGGCTGTGGCCTACGTTCGCGAAATGATCAGCGACGACCTGAAGACCAAGTTCCCCGGTCTGCCCGAAATTGCTCCGGGCACCAAGCTCTGGGCCGTGTTCGCCGCGAACGGCACGCCGATCCTTCTGTCGGACAGGCGCGATTCGGCCGTAGCCGGCGCGTTCCAGAACGATCTGACGCCGGTCGCTGTTCATTAG
- the rpoN gene encoding RNA polymerase factor sigma-54, which produces MALATKLLLRQAQSLVMTPQLMQSIRLLQLSHPELERFIDEEMERNPLLERVDQPDDVATPPSQPAEPQDADGIWVQDDGSWTAQSMSEQLDTSLENIFPEDTGASERLAPDLSAQWKSSSGSAPGGMSGDFDMEDLAAAPVTLQDHVAEQIAFQIADPVDRAIARELADGLDDAGYFHGDPDDIAARLGVDRQTLDRVLSLCHGFEPAGLFARDLAGCLSLQLAARDRLDPAMQALVGNLGLLARRDYAALRKLCGVDDEDLLDMVAEVRALDPRPGLAFQGGRAESIVPDIEVRPAADGSWSVELNPDTLPRVLVNNSYFARVNATVKTQPERDFLSDCLQSANWLTRSLDQRARTILKVAIEIVKQQDAFLAHGVRHLRPLTLKTVAAAISMHESTVSRVTANKFMLTPRGVFELRYFFTASIAAVEGEESHSSEAVRHRIRGMIADEDVSNVLSDDAIVALLKSDGVDVARRTVAKYRESMDIPSSVQRRREKRAVACR; this is translated from the coding sequence ATGGCGCTTGCGACCAAATTGCTGCTGCGTCAGGCCCAGTCTCTGGTGATGACGCCGCAATTGATGCAGTCGATACGGCTGCTGCAGCTCAGCCATCCTGAGCTGGAACGTTTCATCGACGAGGAGATGGAGCGCAATCCTCTTCTGGAGCGCGTCGACCAGCCCGATGATGTCGCCACGCCGCCCTCGCAGCCCGCCGAACCGCAGGATGCCGACGGGATCTGGGTGCAGGACGACGGCAGCTGGACCGCCCAGTCCATGTCCGAACAGCTCGACACATCGCTGGAGAACATCTTTCCGGAGGATACCGGCGCTTCGGAGCGTCTGGCGCCGGACCTGTCCGCGCAATGGAAGTCCTCGTCCGGCAGCGCGCCGGGCGGCATGTCCGGCGATTTCGACATGGAGGACCTGGCTGCCGCGCCGGTCACGCTTCAGGATCATGTGGCCGAGCAGATCGCTTTCCAGATCGCCGATCCGGTGGACCGGGCGATCGCGCGTGAACTGGCGGACGGGCTGGACGACGCCGGCTATTTCCACGGCGACCCGGACGACATCGCCGCGCGGCTTGGCGTCGACCGGCAGACCCTGGACAGGGTGCTGTCGCTCTGCCACGGATTCGAGCCGGCGGGGCTCTTCGCGCGCGACCTCGCCGGGTGCCTGTCGTTGCAGCTCGCCGCCCGCGACCGGCTCGACCCGGCCATGCAGGCGCTCGTCGGCAATCTGGGGCTTCTGGCGCGCCGCGACTATGCGGCGCTCCGCAAGCTGTGCGGCGTCGACGACGAGGATCTTCTGGACATGGTGGCAGAGGTACGGGCGCTCGATCCGCGTCCGGGGCTCGCTTTTCAGGGTGGCAGGGCGGAGTCGATCGTACCCGACATCGAGGTGCGGCCGGCGGCGGACGGTTCGTGGTCGGTGGAACTCAATCCCGACACGCTGCCGCGCGTCCTCGTCAACAATTCCTATTTCGCGCGCGTCAACGCCACGGTGAAGACGCAGCCGGAGCGTGATTTCCTGTCGGATTGCCTGCAGAGCGCGAACTGGCTGACCCGCAGCCTGGATCAGCGCGCGCGGACGATCCTGAAGGTCGCCATCGAGATCGTGAAGCAGCAGGACGCATTTCTGGCCCACGGCGTTCGTCACCTGCGGCCGCTGACGCTGAAGACGGTTGCCGCCGCGATTTCCATGCATGAATCGACGGTCAGCCGTGTCACCGCCAACAAATTCATGCTGACGCCGCGTGGCGTCTTCGAGCTGCGCTATTTCTTCACCGCTTCGATCGCGGCGGTGGAGGGCGAGGAAAGCCATTCCTCGGAGGCGGTGCGGCACCGTATCAGGGGGATGATCGCGGACGAGGACGTCTCCAACGTGCTGTCGGATGACGCCATTGTCGCACTCCTGAAATCGGACGGCGTCGACGTCGCGCGGCGCACCGTGGCCAAGTATCGGGAAAGTATGGACATTCCGTCATCGGTACAGCGGCGGCGCGAAAAGCGTGCAGTCGCGTGCCGATAA
- the ptsN gene encoding PTS IIA-like nitrogen regulatory protein PtsN — protein MDLSDLIDVPAIMPALRANSKKQLLQLLAEKAAQVTGLPEREIFDTILQRERLGSTGVGNGIAIPHGKLAGVKRITGVFARLESPVDFEALDDQPVDLVFLLLAPEGAGADHLKALSRIARVLRDSDTVAKIRGTKDAAAIHTLLSHTPASHAA, from the coding sequence ATGGATCTAAGCGATCTGATCGACGTTCCGGCAATCATGCCCGCCTTGCGCGCCAACTCCAAGAAACAGCTTCTCCAGCTTCTGGCGGAGAAGGCGGCACAGGTAACCGGTCTGCCGGAGCGTGAGATATTCGACACCATCCTGCAGCGGGAGCGGCTGGGGTCGACCGGCGTCGGCAACGGCATCGCCATTCCGCACGGCAAGCTGGCCGGCGTGAAGCGCATCACGGGCGTTTTCGCAAGGCTTGAGTCGCCGGTAGACTTCGAGGCGCTGGACGACCAGCCGGTCGATCTGGTGTTTCTGCTGCTGGCGCCGGAGGGGGCGGGCGCCGATCACCTGAAGGCGCTGTCGCGCATTGCCCGCGTGCTGCGCGATTCCGATACGGTCGCGAAGATCCGTGGAACGAAGGACGCGGCCGCCATCCACACCCTGCTGTCGCACACCCCGGCGTCACACGCCGCATAG
- the nth gene encoding endonuclease III: MTNPKSQKIASANKSVAKAPARRSARPRYSPAEVREIFRRFAIQRPEPKGELEHINPFTLLVAVVLSAQATDAGVNKATRALFKVADTPQKMVELGEARLGDYIRSIGLWRNKAKNVIALSEALIRDYGGKVPDERDALTKLPGVGRKTANVVLNMAFGQPTMAVDTHIFRIGNRLGLAPGKTPEEVEEGLVRIIPPEYMRHAHHWLILHGRYVCKARKPECPRCVIADICKAEEKTTDIPAPLVELKPLDANFEEPAPGS, translated from the coding sequence ATGACCAACCCCAAATCACAAAAAATAGCATCCGCAAATAAGTCGGTGGCGAAGGCCCCGGCGCGCAGGTCGGCGCGACCTCGCTATTCGCCGGCCGAGGTGCGGGAAATCTTCCGACGTTTCGCCATCCAGCGCCCGGAGCCGAAAGGAGAACTCGAACACATCAATCCCTTTACGCTGCTTGTCGCCGTGGTGCTTTCGGCCCAGGCCACGGATGCGGGGGTCAACAAGGCGACGCGGGCGCTCTTCAAGGTGGCGGATACGCCGCAAAAAATGGTGGAACTGGGCGAGGCAAGATTGGGCGACTACATTCGCTCCATCGGTCTCTGGCGCAACAAGGCGAAGAACGTCATCGCGCTGAGCGAGGCGCTCATCCGCGACTATGGCGGCAAGGTGCCGGACGAGCGCGACGCCTTGACGAAATTGCCCGGCGTCGGCCGCAAGACCGCCAATGTCGTGCTGAACATGGCGTTCGGCCAGCCCACCATGGCCGTCGACACCCATATATTCCGCATCGGCAACCGTCTCGGACTGGCGCCGGGCAAGACGCCGGAAGAGGTGGAGGAGGGTCTCGTCCGTATCATTCCGCCCGAATACATGCGCCACGCCCATCACTGGCTGATCCTGCACGGCCGCTATGTCTGCAAGGCGCGCAAGCCCGAGTGCCCGCGCTGCGTGATCGCCGATATCTGCAAGGCGGAAGAGAAAACGACAGATATTCCCGCGCCGCTCGTGGAACTGAAACCGCTCGATGCGAATTTCGAGGAGCCGGCGCCCGGTTCGTGA